The nucleotide window aaatttataccTCTTGATCCCCTATCTATTGTCTTAGAAAGAGCacctaaatataaaaatatcattggATGATTATGctaatatagataaaaaatgtcaaatttttgataatatcctGTCGTCATCATCTCCATATCATACAGAAGTACAATGTTTATAGTCTTTTTGTGCAGGAAGCTCAGTTAATATTCATGCTCTGTAAAATACCAGAGAGATGACTAATCAGTACAATTATACTCATGACAATAAATCAGCTGGTTAcaataatgaaactaaaaaattatcagaGCCAAGATGAGGAAAGATATTGGAAAAAGTACATGTAATAGACCTATTAAGGAAGAAAAAATGGGAAGCTCTATTAACCCTATTTTATTGAAGCTCCATTATTCTTTAATTCACTATTATATAGTTCTAGCAATCTGTCTTtccatgaatatttttttctattttaggtTGATATGTCattcaatttgaattgaatgtactaaaataaacattgataaCCTCTGTCTgattaagttttaaaaattccaaattttgtttgaaagttACACATCTCATTATTAGTGTGATGTAATGGATTAacatattcaaattaataaaaatcaataatatattagaTTAACTACAATTGTTAGATTCTATTGAGTATctgttatttgttttatttgttcgatattcttataaaaaagtaatctaaaatgattttgaaacgaaaaaaattataaatttaccTGTTTGTCGTTGTAAATGAAAGGCCAGATCTAGATTGTGGAGATGGAGAAACacgttttttgctatttttctAATGGAATGTTGTGCAACTTTGGCAAAAACTGCATTTCTTAATTCATTAAAACCTGCAGCACTTGCCCTAGCTATAccatctattaaaaaattaattttgtgataatttgtCTTAGTTTTAGCTCTTCttgattgtaaaattttaaatatagaatacaaataaaataacaaaatattaagttaAGGGACAACCATagtaaaattattgtaattatctAGTTCTTTCCCATCTATTACATTGTAAAAACATAATTCTAAAACtctaatttgaataaaagaCAATCTTCCAATTTAaagtcttcaattatttttgtaaatacacCATTACGTAATCCATAATCCCAACAATAAAAGCTTAGAAATCGATGgtactgtttttatttgttgtgtatcacaCAAACTATAGGTTAAGAAATAACTTTTGATCTGAGGATTGtagtaaatttacaaaaacctaagaagtaaaaaaaaataaatatattcaattctaTCCCCTTactgtatataataaattaattatgtaattatgtttttatttcaacaatgtaacaataaatattaaactgaaatattattataaatatatatgtactTACACCCTAATAATAAACTAGTTGCTATTGTGGCTACCGTCTCAGGAGCTGTATCCATATTTAAAGTATGTCCTACATTCAAATAATCCAcggaatatttaaaaataaaaggaacACAAACATTCATTAGCTTGGCTCCGACTAGTAAAGACACTGCTAATTTCAccctatttcgtaaatattggTCATTTGCAGGCCAAATGTATTGTAACATGCTTTGTATCATTTGAATTCCTGTAACAGGGGTATGATTTTTTAAAGGTATAGATTCTCTCGCTAAAGCTGAAGCTCCTGGGTGAAAACATCCTCTAATTGGTTGAGGCTTTGGAGCACTGTTGTTCGTTTTACTTATAATTCCTGCCAAAATACCACCCTGGGCAGTTTTGCTTTctgagtttttttcaagttttgtaGTGTAatcctaaaaattatttatttagtttatataaCCTGGATCCAATCCTAATTTTACCTTTTGTACAGAACATGTTCCAACTATATATGGGTTTAATATCTTCTTTTTATGcaaattaaatgataattttcttttgtatgtAGTAAATCttaaattatgatttaatagtattaaatgaaatttacttAAATTTAATACGGTAGCCATCTCATTGAGATAACTGAACTACGAAATATACGAACTACTTGTCTTCTTTTTTAATGCGGATAGTCTACTTACAATTATTCCATAAAAATAGGGAGTAaagatttattttgattcaGAGTTacatattgaataatttatatttataatatttgatatataaaatttatcattattactaATAAAAGTTTCTGTCTAGCTAAGTTTTTCCTTTATTGAAAATGGCTGTATACTGGATAGTCACCTGCCAAATAAAATCATATGTTTTATGTCAATTGTTATGTCATGTCCTATCAAATTGTCTAAATCCTTGATATAACAATAATCaaagttttaattgtttattatatttatctgTGCGCATTAAGAAAAATGGTAAAATTTCCTCCTGTACCGGCAGAGGTTAAACCGATAGCTCATCTATTAAAATTAGCCGATGAACATGACGAAAGAAATATAGTTATAGCTTATTGGGGTAagaattttgtattcaatttcAAGTTACGCCTATACTGAAGCAATTTTATGATTTctcataaataaaatcaaaaacaaccTTTAAATCATTTCTTTCCCCATCACTTTATAAATGACAATGCTAAATTGCCAAAAACGTTATTTCAGTTGTTAATTTActtttgacaatatttataaaaattttacgtcTTTTGTTTGAGCAATAAACAACTCAATTGCTCACTACCGGCTTTACTGATCAGCTAATGTacatatttgaatgaaaaattatggcTTAATTAATGGAATTTTCTCGATAATACTTTTATGGTTACAATACCATAATTCAATTCAGTttcatattaacatttttattttacaaatttgacTAACTGGCCTTTTTAATACGCTGATATCAGCTTCACTTGTATGTGGGTTTATTTGTAACCCCTCTTTGGACTAAGAGCAAGTGgcttattcaataaaaatttcgatCTCTATGTTGGAAATTGAGCACTTTGACAAACTAATGAACACCATTATTGCTCGATagaagtttcgacgagatgtaggtatatatCCATTATACAAAGgtggtatcaattaaaaaaaacgcGGGGTGTAAATAAGGTCAAATGAgcgataaaatgaaaaataaatatagttttaaaaaaatggaaaacaagcTTTTAAAGCACATAAAGGTTTTTGTATCAATTTGTCTCACTCTTGAGTCTTTTCCaatcttcaatttttccaaacttCCTTCTTTTCTCCTTTGTTGGATCTAGTCGTTGCCTTCTTGGTCTCCCACTTATTTTGATGGTATTTACTAGTGCCTTCattttcttcctcttttttatattcttacAATATGTTCATACCAATTCAGCTGTTTCTTGTTTATTTGTCCTTTTGTTAATTCCTGTATTCTTTCTTTTCTGATGTTTTGATTGCTTATTCTGTCATATTTAGTTCCCATTCTTCTTAGTTCTAGTTACtgtcatatttattttagtttcagCTTTCAtcctatttattcaaatttttgctACTTGTGTTAGTACAGCTATTGCACAAAAGTCTAAATACCTTTTTAGATAACACCATACCTCCATCTCTACATGCAGAATATTGCatctattatttttacaaatcaGAAATGTTGTGaagtcttttttcttatttgtcaGCTCGTATGGCAGCTTGTTTATTAGCCCTTCAACTAGTACCAACCAAAAAGAGTCCACAAACTGCAGAATTAATACGAAGTTTACTGGATTGGTTAGAACAGGTTAAAAAAGCTAATGCAGATAACGAGGGAATAACAAGTGATACCATAGCACAATCCCTTATAGAAGAATATGCTTTACGTTTGTTCAATTATGCTGACCATCAGGATCGTGAGCAGATATTTaacaagtaatttttattttatttagtttttaattgtGCTTCCATAAAAAACCGGTTTAACaaggtttttttataatttattctttataaacttattttcaGAAACACcatcaaaactttttataaagcAGGTATATTGATGGATGTTTTGGATCAATTTGGTCCTCTTCCTGATGATATAagagaaaaacgaaaatatgCTAAATGGAAGGCTGCTTACATTCACAATTGTCTTAAAGCTGGAGATACTCCATTACCAGGTCCTCCCAGACCTTTCAATTCACAAGAAGATGACGGCATTGTTCATAATAGCCAGTTGACTGATGAGGAACTAGCTACGTTCACTAAATACACAGGACCTGTGAATTTTGATGGTATTTAACTATCTTTATCCTGTTTATATAatcattttgtatttatttaattttcagaagCCAGGAAACCGAAAGTGGATACATCTCCTCCACCAGATGATCTAATTCCATTCAACCCACCGAAACCGTTACTACCACCagataattcaaattttaatccTGCTCCAGCTCCATCTCCAGTAACTCCGCAGATTCCTACAAACACTCTACCTTCTGACACTCCGCAAGATCCATCTCCATTTGATTCGACTCCTTCTATACCATCTTCTTCACAAGTTTCTACACCAGCTAGCATTTCTACACCCCCAGTTAAACCTACCCCTACCGGTTACATACCGACCCCGGAAGTAATACAGAAAGcacaaaaatattctaaatttgcaACATCAGCTTTGAATTATGATGATACCAAGAATGCTATTGATTATCTTCAGAAAGCCATGAATTTACTCCAGTTTGGTAAAGAAGagtaataattgttaaatttgaagttttgtggtattaaaagagatttttgcattaatacattttgttttgacaatttttttgagaaaaacaaattatacttTAGCATCtataaacattataataaaaatatttttgttggttCCTTTTGTTCTCTTTTAGGATTTCTTTTTGCCTCATCGGACTTctgatcattattttcttccTATTCTTCGTATCATCTACTATTTTctctatcatttttattttgtccaatattatgttttttgtcatttttctactagttgaatatattattacattatatgttttatttttaaaattatagaaagcaTTATTAATTTAACGAGTGGAACTTTGTACATTgtttatattatgaatattatttacagttaaaaatgttgttttttttaaacgatAAGATATTCAATTCTAAgttcattaaaattaatatcattatcTAGCTTTTATAATGCACTGTTACAAATAACTAGTTTTGTATTGACAgcttaagaaaaaataaaattatttaaacctaAGTACGTCTCTTTAATCATATTGTGACACACCCAACAGTTCATAACcttaaaatcaagaagagaGAGTAGGATTTAATTCCAGGTTAcaagaaaacctgcaacacccaCGATAAccttataatcaaaattttgacgtttttataaatttcgttCTGTCAACTTTTTTATGCCGTGCGTTGCTTTTATAGCCATTACAAGGCCctagaagatttttttatttgagtaaTTAAATGGGAAAGGGTCAAGTTAGAGTGGAAGATGAATAACCTGTATAGAACGTCGGCCGTATTGAGCAATCTAATGATTTAGCCGGAAAATGGGCGCCGTGGGGTAAATAAATGCTTTTGCGGTAAGTTCTGtatttgtgaagttatttgttggATTATATACCTCATTATTACCAGTTTTATGGTTGAGCTTCTTAAAGAGTTTCACTGAAACATGTAAAAAGTATCCATGAAGTCCTCTTAGCAccatgaaacaaaaataaacaatacaaaacaaccGAATTACCGGAAAAAGTCAAAACTAACACGAGGAAGTCGATTGTTTACCCTACGGCCGTCATTTTGACATAGATCACCTGTTTTATTAGATGTATAGTCAAAATCAGCTGAAAAATGGGCGCGGTGgggtaaataaatatatttgcgaTAAGTTTCTGTGTGGTTTGTAAGGTTATGTGTTGGATTATTTACCTCATTATTACCAATTTTATTGAGACATGGCTTCTTAAAGAGTTGATACTTAAAGAAGTGTAAAATTTTTCCCTAGAACGTGGATCACTTAATGTAGGTAAGCAGTGAATTTAGTGTGAAAAACAGCTAAAATGAGTAGGATTCTGACGATTCgtcgattgtttaccccacgacCGTCATTTTGACATTGATTGCCTGATTGAGCAATCTGACATCAAAATCAGCTGGAAATGGGTACAGTGAGGTAAATAAATACTTTTGCGGTAAGTTTCTACACCTATAGTCTCGCAACAA belongs to Diorhabda carinulata isolate Delta chromosome X, icDioCari1.1, whole genome shotgun sequence and includes:
- the LOC130902353 gene encoding vacuolar protein sorting-associated protein VTA1 homolog, encoding MVKFPPVPAEVKPIAHLLKLADEHDERNIVIAYWARMAACLLALQLVPTKKSPQTAELIRSLLDWLEQVKKANADNEGITSDTIAQSLIEEYALRLFNYADHQDREQIFNKNTIKTFYKAGILMDVLDQFGPLPDDIREKRKYAKWKAAYIHNCLKAGDTPLPGPPRPFNSQEDDGIVHNSQLTDEELATFTKYTGPVNFDEARKPKVDTSPPPDDLIPFNPPKPLLPPDNSNFNPAPAPSPVTPQIPTNTLPSDTPQDPSPFDSTPSIPSSSQVSTPASISTPPVKPTPTGYIPTPEVIQKAQKYSKFATSALNYDDTKNAIDYLQKAMNLLQFGKEE